The Kogia breviceps isolate mKogBre1 chromosome 4, mKogBre1 haplotype 1, whole genome shotgun sequence genome window below encodes:
- the CCNB1 gene encoding G2/mitotic-specific cyclin-B1, whose translation MALRITRNTKINAENKAKVSMAGAKRVPVATVAASKPGLRPRTALGDIGNKVSEQPQAKLPLKKEAKTLAAGKVIAKKLPKPLEKAPVPVPEPQPELDLEPEPEPETEPVKEEKLPPEPILVDTPSPSPMETSGCAPAEEYLCQAFSDVILAVNDVDAEDGADPNLCSEYVKDIYAYLRQLEEEQAVRPKYLLGREVTGNMRAILIDWLVQVQMKFRLLQETMYMTVSIIDRFMQDNCVPKKMLQLVGVTAMFIASKYEEMYPPEIGDFAFVTDNTYTKYQIRQMEMKILRALNFSLGRPLPLHFLRRASKIGEVDVELHTLAKYLMELTTLDYDMVHFPPSQIAAGAFCLALKILDNGEWTPTLQHYLSYTEESLLLVMQHLAKNIIMVNRGLTKHMTIKNKYATSKHAKISTLAQLNSALVQDLAKAVAKV comes from the exons AACACGAAAATTAATGCTGAAAATAAGGCGAAGGTCAGTATGGCAGGCGCAAAGCGCGTGCCTGTGGCCACTGTTGCAGCCTCTAAGCCCGGGCTGAGGCCAAGAACAGCTCTTGGAGACATCGGTAACAAAGTCAGTGAACAGCCACAGGCCAAATTGCCCCTGAAGAAG GAAGCAAAAACTTTAGCTGCTGGAAAAGTTATTGCTAAAAAACTACCAAAACCTCTGGAAAAGGCTCCTGTACCTGTGCCGGAGCCCCAGCCGGAGCTGGATCtggagccagagccagagccgGAAACCGAGCCTGTTAAAGAAGAGAAACTTCCCCCTGAGCCTATTTTG GTTGATACTCCCTCTCCAAGCCCCATGGAAACATCTGGCTGTGCCCCTGCAGAAGAGTATCTGTGCCAGGCTTTCTCTGATGTAATTCTTGCAGTGAATGATGTGGATGCAGAAGATGGAGCGGATCCAAACCTTTGTAGTGAATATGTAAAAGATATCTATGCTTATCTGAGACAACTTGAG GAAGAGCAAGCAGTCAGACCAAAATACCTGCTGGGTCGTGAAGTCACTGGAAACATGAGAGCCATCCTAATTGACTGGCTTGTGCAGGTTCAAATGAAATTCAGGTTACTCCAGGAGACCATGTACATGACTGTTTCCATTATTGATCGGTTCATGCAG GATAATTGTGTGCCCAAGAAGATGCTGCAGCTGGTTGGTGTCACTGCCATGTTTATTGCAAGCAAATATGAGGAGATGTACCCTCCAGAAATTGGTGACTTTGCCTTTGTGACTGACAACACCTACACTAAGTACCAAATCAGACAGATGGAAATGAAGATTCTAAGAGCTTTAAATTTTAGTCTGGGTCGCCCTCTACCCCTGCATTTCCTTCGGAGAGCCTCTAAGATTGGAGAG GTTGATGTTGAGCTACATACTTTGGCCAAATATCTGATGGAACTAACTACGTTGGACTACGATATGGTGCACTTTCCTCCTTCTCAGATTGCAGCGGGAGCTTTTTGCTTAGCACTGAAAATTCTTGATAATGGTGAATGG ACACCAACTCTACAGCATTACCTGTCATACACTGAAGAATCCCTTCTTCTTGTTATGCAACACCTGGCTAAGAATATAATCATGGTGAATCGTGGGCTTACAAAGCATATG ACTATAAAGAACAAGTATGCTACGTCTAAGCATGCTAAGATCAGCACTCTAGCACAGCTGAATTCTGCACTAGTTCAAGATTTAGCCAAGGCTGTGGCAAAGGTGTAA